The Hordeum vulgare subsp. vulgare chromosome 7H, MorexV3_pseudomolecules_assembly, whole genome shotgun sequence DNA window CGTGCCATTGAGATCGAGGTTACATCTCTCCTTAATGACTATTCATTTGATACAAATGAAACGTGGGTGCTACCTCAAGCGGAAACTTTATGCACGCTTAGGTACCAAGATCAAGGTCTCCAAgacactatggaaatagactcaaAGACGAATGAGCGAGAGGATCAAAGGAAGGACAAGTTTTCCAGAGCCCAGAACTTGTGGAGCCCGGAAGTTCCGGCCAGCCCGGGACTTCCGGCCCTTGTGCTGCTCGGCATCATCACACTTCGACAACTTCCTGTCCAGCCCAGAACTCGCCCGGAACTTTCGGCCCGCGGAACGTCCGACCCGCATGGAACTTTCGGCACCTGCTCAGCCTCGGCACCTTGACCGGCGACATCACTCGGGAAAGCGTAGAACCAGCCCAGAACTTCCGGCCTGCCTGCGCGCAGTCATTCGGGCCCGAGTGCCCATGTACCCTTCGACCTCTATTTTTGACCtagactataaatactcttcccTACCTTCGTTTTAGGGTTAGCtaatgtttagacaaccttttgtTGAGCTTATCCATCTACTatcctcctcccatggagatgtcctccatgtgagaagatccaTAGTGATGCCAAGGCCCCTAATCTAGGAAAGATGCCATCGTCGATACAAGGCCCCTCTCATAGGGAAGACTATCGTTACATGTATGCTTCGTTGACTTTGGATCGTGTATCCCATGTGTTTatgtggatctagtggatgtgtgatttgaGAATTGTTCTTGAGTTCTTGTGTTTCTCTTGAttttccctcccccccccccccctcaagtgTGAAAAGATCGACCACCGTGGGTGTGCCCCGTATCAGCAGATGCCTCTAGAACCCAGTAATTTGAGATCTTGCCTCGGAGAACGacaataaggtttttggggaccgTCTCGACGCGATTGTTCCCGATCCGTCCCATCTCCGTCCTCCTCTTGCTTCGACTACTTCTCCCGCATCGACACCATGATCGACGACGTtgccatcgccgccgccgccaaaaAGAAGGCCATGGACGACGCTGAGGCTGCTGCTACCGCCGCCACGTTGGCTTGGCGAACCGGAGGGTATTGATATGTTTGTCCCTCATTTACTTGTTCTCGTGCTAGCCGTATATGCCACATTTATAGATATTTTGTTTATATGTATTATACATGCTAGTATGCCTAGGTATCGGTATGAAGTGCATATCGTATTTATCATATTTTTTATTTACTCATGGATTAATTTAATCGGGAAAGTGTTAATATTTCCAACATAATCTGCCCCTCTAGTAGTGTTTGCATTCGTATGTACGTAAATATTAACCCATAGTCTTCCCTAAAAGAAAAAAAGACAGTCATATGTTGGTGCAGCACATCATTTGACATTTTCTTCCAAGAATTTGCAAGCGTATAACCTATTCGACCGTGTGCATTTTTTATGGTGTCTTTTAACACTTGGAAGTGCATCTTTTGTGTAGCTGACAATTGACCGCTTCCCTAGGCCGACTCCCGCAAAGTAATTGAAATTGAGAACAAGGATGGTGTATACTGCAAACTTCTGATTTTCCACACCCCAACGTGCTCCTGAAAACCTAAGGTGTGTGTGCACCTTTAAAATATATTTATTCTTTACAAACAAATGCAGCCAGCAATAGAGCGTCGATTACAAGCATGTCCAGTTAGACATTCCATGATCACAACAAAATAGAAGAATGATCATAGGTTCCGGTGTACCCAATTTCTAAAACTTAACAAATACTGTACGTAATATATTTCTAAGTTGTTAAAAAATCAAAGAAATACAAATTTTGTAAGTACTATGTCCATCTGTGTCTTGGGAGTTCTTTTTGTAAATGATACATTTTAATCTTCTCATCTATACTCTGGTCACAAATTGTCGAATTATTTTActaatttactccctccgttcttaaatataagtctttttagaggtttcattaaGAGACCACATACGgatgtagacatattttagagtgtagattcactcattttgctttgtatgtagttccctagtgaaatctctaaaaagacttatatttagaaacggagggagtacatgtgtaGGTTGTTAATCAGAGTATGTCCGCGCGCGTGTCTGGCCTTTTGTCGTATTCTTTAGAACTGTTAGTTTGCCCTAAGAAAAACAGCTGCTTCACAAATATCTCCAGTCCCTTCCTATTCGAAACACAAGGGTGCCATGTGATGACATGGGTAAGACAGCAAACAGGCCTAAATCAAAGAAAATATAATTATGTGGATTTCCAAAGgtggtcagaagaagaagaaaaaaaatcctccATGGAATAATTTCCCTAGATGATCAACTCCCACAAGCAGGCTCCATCAAAGAAAAATTGCATACACACCACCAAGTTTTGCAGAAAAGTTTCACAATTCCTACCATACAATAgcattaaaacagaaaaaaaaaacccAAAGAAGTAAACAGAGCACTAAAGAAAAACCAACATATACACGAATACTCGGCCACGCACGCGCTCTGCCTCTCTCACCGGACAAAAAACAGAGCAAGCTTTAGCCATCTTTTCGCTCCGCTCGGCTCAGGCCGTGGCCCAAGGGAGGAAGAGGACTATAGCCTAGACGAGGAGGACGACCGTCTCCGCATGGACGCCAGCTAGTAGACGCCGGCGTTGGCGGCGAGCTTGAAGGACGCCGGGAGCGGGCTGCGCATGGGCGACCGGGGCGGCTGCGTGAGGCGGTGCCCGTCGGCGTCGTAGTAGATGACACCGGAGAACTCCAGCGGCTGGCACCGCTCCCCCATGAGTATCTCCTTCCTCCACAgcccgccctcctcctcctccgccgccgccttccccttgcccGTCGGCAGCGAGAAGGCCTTCCTCCACGGCGCCACGGCGCCCGGCTTGCCGcccatcctcctcgccgcccgCTGCAGCCGGCGCGTGCACGTGCTCATCAGCGCCGCCACCGCCTGCAGGAGGCTCGCGCCCATCTCCGGCGATCTACTGCGTTTCTTGGCGGTTTGGGTGGTGTGTGTGGTGCGTGCTGTAGCGGAGTTTACTGCTTTGGGGTGGTGGCCGTCTGGTTTGGCGGCATATATAGGCGgccgggtggtggtggtggtggcgctgCGCGAAAGTCAAACACGTACGGAGTAGGTTGGAAAGAGATTTGTCTACTTAATTTGCTGCTAATCGGCGTG harbors:
- the LOC123410440 gene encoding uncharacterized protein LOC123410440, which encodes MGASLLQAVAALMSTCTRRLQRAARRMGGKPGAVAPWRKAFSLPTGKGKAAAEEEEGGLWRKEILMGERCQPLEFSGVIYYDADGHRLTQPPRSPMRSPLPASFKLAANAGVY